In a genomic window of Gemmatimonadetes bacterium T265:
- a CDS encoding oxidoreductase produces the protein MTAVGSSALSPVRVGIVGSRFQADCIAASVAAMPGEAEVVAVASPTPGNAEAFARRHGIPRAYADTRALLADPAVELVVITAPNRLHARITIDAAAAGKHVVCEKPLCVTLEEADAMLDACRRAGVLLLYAEELFFAPKYVKAKQMADEGAFGRVHLVKQGEKHSGPHSDWFWDVDQSGGGALMDLGCHGIAFCWWFLGKPNVKSVYAQLSTQVHGARTAGEDEALCVMEFEGGAVGVVENSWTKPGGMDDSIEVFGDRGQAYADLLMGNAIPTYSDVGFGYAVEKASTTQGWSYPVFEEHWNYGFPQEMRHFARCVRGRETPISDGETGRVVQEVLYAAYASAGLGQKVPLPFRPRGVAKPIDLWKRPELARAALDAAR, from the coding sequence GTGACGGCCGTCGGATCCTCCGCGTTATCGCCCGTGCGGGTCGGCATCGTCGGCTCGCGGTTCCAGGCGGACTGCATCGCGGCGTCGGTGGCGGCGATGCCGGGCGAGGCCGAGGTCGTCGCCGTCGCCTCGCCCACGCCGGGGAACGCCGAGGCGTTCGCGCGGCGGCACGGCATCCCGCGCGCCTACGCCGACACCCGCGCGCTGCTCGCCGACCCCGCGGTCGAGTTGGTCGTGATCACCGCGCCCAACCGGCTGCACGCGCGGATCACGATCGACGCGGCCGCCGCGGGCAAGCACGTCGTCTGCGAGAAGCCGCTTTGCGTGACGCTCGAGGAGGCGGACGCGATGCTCGACGCCTGCCGGCGCGCGGGCGTGCTGTTGCTCTACGCCGAGGAGCTGTTCTTCGCGCCGAAGTACGTGAAGGCGAAGCAGATGGCGGACGAGGGCGCGTTCGGGCGCGTCCACCTCGTGAAGCAGGGCGAGAAGCACTCGGGCCCGCACTCCGACTGGTTCTGGGACGTCGACCAGTCCGGCGGCGGCGCGCTCATGGACCTCGGCTGCCACGGGATCGCCTTCTGCTGGTGGTTCCTCGGTAAGCCGAACGTGAAGAGCGTGTACGCGCAGCTCTCGACGCAGGTGCACGGCGCGCGCACGGCGGGCGAGGACGAGGCGCTCTGCGTGATGGAGTTCGAGGGCGGGGCCGTGGGCGTGGTCGAGAACAGCTGGACGAAGCCCGGCGGGATGGACGACTCGATCGAGGTGTTCGGCGACCGGGGGCAGGCGTACGCCGACCTGCTGATGGGGAACGCGATCCCGACCTACAGCGACGTGGGCTTCGGCTACGCGGTCGAGAAGGCGTCGACGACCCAGGGGTGGAGCTACCCGGTGTTCGAGGAGCACTGGAACTACGGCTTCCCGCAGGAGATGCGGCACTTCGCGCGCTGCGTGCGCGGGAGGGAGACGCCGATCTCCGACGGCGAGACGGGGCGCGTCGTGCAGGAGGTGCTCTACGCGGCCTACGCGTCGGCGGGGCTCGGGCAGAAGGTCCCGCTCCCTTTCCGGCCGCGGGGGGTCGCGAAGCCGATCGACCTCTGGAAGCGGCCGGAGCTGGCGCGGGCGGCGCTGGACGCGGCGCGTTAG
- the nagB gene encoding glucosamine-6-phosphate deaminase, which yields MASATPLRVLASPEAIGEELAGRVLAGAERARLTGRRFLLGCPTGRTPRPVYAAVARRLAAAPQPLAHVVLVMMDEYLVPDAGGALAYAPADRPWSCHHFARAEMVGPWNAALPEADRLPDASVWFPDPRDPAAYDARIADAGGIDLFLLASGASDGHVAFNPPGSPRESRTRVIPLSDETRRDNLQTFPTFGALDAVPHHGVSVGIATIAAAREGVMVVWGAGKRLTLARMLGAGRYEPDWPATVVHACAAREILSDADAAAWSGAV from the coding sequence GTGGCGTCCGCGACGCCGCTCCGCGTCCTCGCCTCGCCGGAGGCGATCGGGGAGGAGCTCGCCGGTCGGGTGCTCGCCGGCGCCGAGCGGGCGCGCCTAACGGGTCGGCGCTTCCTGCTCGGCTGCCCGACGGGGCGCACGCCGCGCCCGGTCTACGCCGCGGTCGCCCGGCGGCTGGCCGCGGCGCCGCAGCCGCTCGCCCACGTCGTGCTCGTGATGATGGACGAGTACCTCGTGCCCGACGCCGGCGGCGCGCTCGCCTACGCGCCCGCGGACCGGCCGTGGTCGTGCCACCACTTCGCGCGGGCCGAGATGGTGGGGCCGTGGAATGCCGCGCTCCCCGAGGCGGACCGGCTGCCCGACGCATCGGTCTGGTTCCCCGACCCGCGCGACCCCGCCGCCTACGACGCGCGGATCGCCGACGCGGGCGGGATCGACCTCTTCCTGCTCGCCTCGGGGGCGAGCGACGGGCACGTCGCCTTCAACCCGCCGGGGAGCCCGCGGGAGAGCCGGACGCGCGTCATCCCGCTCTCGGACGAGACGCGGCGCGACAACCTGCAGACGTTCCCGACGTTCGGCGCGCTCGACGCGGTGCCGCACCACGGGGTGAGCGTCGGGATCGCGACGATCGCCGCGGCGCGCGAGGGGGTCATGGTGGTGTGGGGCGCGGGGAAGCGCCTCACGCTCGCGCGGATGTTAGGCGCGGGCCGCTACGAGCCGGACTGGCCGGCGACCGTGGTCCACGCGTGCGCCGCGCGCGAGATCTTGAGCGACGCGGACGCCGCGGCGTGGAGCGGCGCCGTGTGA
- a CDS encoding hypothetical protein (frameshifted, insertion at around 347970), whose protein sequence is MPALLAIALCAAPTHAQRSGLDIAAVQAQLDSARRAFAAAHAARDSAAMARALAPLPTLQVPGNEPFPPERAAAAYIAGWMSMGVTTWTLRPSVVRVASDSTASEEGQWELPEQGVSGPYRARWQRGPDRRWRFTEMRVRAPAPPVAMTRADTMIPMRDGVRLHTVILSPAAPAAPIPILLERTPYGVANWTSDAVNAAHHTLAADGYVFVFQDVRGRYGSEGQFAMARSPRDPAARDGTDESTDSYDTIDWLVRHVPHTNGRVGIFGVSYDGWLTSMALRAPHPALRAASPQAPIGDLWVGDDFFHHGAFRLSYGYEYAVQMESSRESSPVAFDGSGDAYDWYLRLGPLATVNATRLHGRLPTWNAFVAHPNYDAFWQARGGLAVRARGHDGGRAHARRRRLVGPGGPIRAGRHLSHARARQHGPRQHGPRRPPRRGAVEPRRVGLRRRTATRGRGVRQRDRDVLPRLGRGAVVSVPPQGPRAVRAPPGARLPVGDEPLDALRRMATSRRGGHAPGGARPLPARGRPPDVRRATRVP, encoded by the coding sequence GTGCCCGCGCTCCTCGCCATCGCCCTGTGCGCCGCCCCCACCCACGCGCAGCGCAGCGGGCTGGACATCGCAGCGGTGCAGGCGCAGCTCGACAGCGCTCGGCGCGCCTTCGCCGCCGCGCACGCCGCCCGCGACAGCGCGGCGATGGCCCGCGCCCTCGCGCCCCTCCCCACACTCCAGGTGCCGGGCAACGAGCCGTTCCCCCCGGAGCGCGCGGCGGCGGCGTACATCGCGGGGTGGATGAGCATGGGCGTCACGACGTGGACCCTGCGCCCGTCCGTGGTCCGCGTCGCGTCCGACAGTACGGCCAGCGAGGAGGGGCAGTGGGAGCTGCCGGAGCAGGGCGTGAGCGGGCCGTACCGCGCACGCTGGCAGCGCGGCCCCGACCGGCGGTGGCGCTTCACCGAGATGCGCGTGCGGGCTCCCGCCCCGCCGGTGGCGATGACCCGGGCCGACACGATGATTCCGATGCGCGACGGCGTGCGGCTGCACACGGTCATCCTGTCGCCCGCCGCCCCGGCGGCGCCGATCCCGATCCTCCTCGAGCGCACGCCGTACGGCGTGGCGAACTGGACGAGCGACGCGGTCAACGCCGCGCACCACACGCTCGCGGCCGACGGCTACGTGTTCGTCTTCCAGGACGTCCGCGGACGCTACGGCTCCGAGGGACAGTTCGCGATGGCGCGCTCGCCCCGCGACCCGGCGGCGCGGGACGGGACCGACGAGAGCACGGACTCGTACGACACGATCGACTGGCTGGTCCGGCACGTGCCACACACCAACGGCCGCGTCGGGATCTTCGGCGTGTCCTACGACGGGTGGCTCACGTCGATGGCGCTGCGGGCGCCGCACCCGGCGCTCCGCGCCGCGTCGCCCCAGGCGCCGATCGGCGACCTCTGGGTCGGCGACGATTTCTTCCACCACGGCGCCTTCCGGCTGTCGTACGGCTACGAGTACGCCGTCCAGATGGAGTCGTCACGTGAGAGCAGCCCCGTGGCGTTCGACGGCTCGGGCGACGCCTACGACTGGTACCTGCGTCTCGGGCCGCTCGCTACGGTGAACGCCACGCGGCTGCACGGCCGGCTGCCGACGTGGAACGCGTTCGTCGCGCACCCGAACTACGACGCGTTCTGGCAGGCGCGCGGTGGACTGGCAGTTCGGGCGCGCGGGCACGACGGCGGGCGTGCCCACGCTCGTCGTCGGCGGCTGGTGGGACCAGGAGGACCCATACGGGCCGGTCGACACCTATCGCACGCTCGCGCACGGCAACACGGCCCGCGGCAACACGGCCCGCGGCGTCCACCTCGTCGAGGGGCCGTGGAACCACGGCGGGTGGGCCTTCGGCGCCGGACGGCAACTCGGGGCCGTGGCGTTCGGCAGCGCGACCGCGACGTACTTCCGCGACTCGGTCGAGGCGCCGTGGTTAGCGTCCCACCTCAAGGACCACGGGCCGTTCGCGCTCCCCCCGGTGCTCGCCTTCCAGTCGGGGACGAACCGCTGGATGCGCTACGACGCATGGCCACCTCACGGCGGGGCGGCCACGCGCCTGGCGGCGCGCGCCCTCTACCTGCGCGAGGGCGGCCGCCTGACGTTCGACGCGCCACCCGCGTCCCCTGA
- a CDS encoding hypothetical protein (possible pseudo due to internal stop codon), whose protein sequence is MYIAHPGGGYTRGGGTSYAAPVVSGVAALLLAYFPSLTAVDVRRILVASATPYHDLMVTLPGGGGKQVPFGTLSVAGGVVNAYAAVRMAQRETAPHASP, encoded by the coding sequence ATGTACATCGCGCACCCGGGCGGGGGGTACACGCGCGGCGGCGGGACGAGCTACGCGGCGCCGGTGGTGTCGGGCGTGGCGGCGCTGCTCCTGGCCTACTTCCCGTCGCTTACCGCCGTGGACGTCCGGCGCATCCTCGTCGCGTCGGCCACCCCGTACCACGACCTGATGGTGACACTCCCAGGCGGGGGTGGGAAGCAGGTGCCGTTCGGCACGTTGAGCGTGGCTGGCGGCGTGGTGAACGCCTACGCCGCCGTCCGCATGGCCCAGCGCGAGACGGCGCCGCACGCCTCACCCTGA
- a CDS encoding hypothetical protein (possible pseudo due to internal stop codon) translates to MGAPSAAVALLLAAPAGAQHPARGIPAGTYMTTLRTADVAALLADRLVGPWTVTFDSTGHFTVEHGESQIGGTTRPLPGDQVSFNDDMGPGACGTPPGMYSYAVRGDTLTLRKVSDACDARAAVLTARPLTRASAGTGLPVAAQPPAPGTAAPSPPPAPPPPDWYLRDPATDGVPGAAVRRALREALAGQAPKRAVLVAVIDGGFDTAHAALRPALWRNPGEVPGNGRDDDGDGYVDDVFGWNFLGAPTGRNVNFLQFEITRIAARCRAGGQPGVGVAFSCDSAARLYAADSARAATTLARVDGLIARLDSARTLLARTLGVLRDSLTRARVAALPGGGAPAAGDSVGRARAFYLLVHTGVSDAMPDAVLDAMIRDRHADLVRRATVGYDLTTDPPTAVLGNVRGLGRRYGNGDVGTTTAAHGTAVAGLIAGAPGDSGVAGVAPFARVLMVRAAMSGDERDEDVANAIRYAVDRGARVINMSFGKLYSPEKPTVDSAVQYAAAKGVLLVHSAMNEASDNDRAPA, encoded by the coding sequence GTGGGCGCGCCGTCCGCCGCCGTCGCGCTCCTGCTCGCTGCGCCCGCGGGCGCCCAACATCCGGCCCGTGGCATCCCCGCCGGAACGTACATGACCACCCTGCGCACGGCGGACGTGGCCGCGCTCTTGGCCGACCGCCTGGTTGGCCCGTGGACGGTGACGTTCGACAGCACCGGCCACTTCACGGTCGAGCACGGCGAGAGCCAGATTGGTGGGACCACCCGACCACTGCCGGGGGACCAGGTGTCCTTCAACGACGACATGGGGCCGGGCGCGTGCGGCACACCACCGGGGATGTACAGCTACGCCGTCCGCGGCGATACCCTGACGCTGCGGAAGGTGAGCGACGCGTGTGACGCCCGGGCTGCGGTCCTCACGGCACGCCCCCTCACGCGCGCGTCCGCCGGCACGGGGCTGCCCGTCGCTGCGCAGCCGCCCGCCCCCGGGACTGCCGCGCCCTCCCCGCCGCCCGCGCCCCCGCCGCCGGACTGGTACCTGCGCGACCCCGCGACCGACGGCGTGCCCGGCGCGGCCGTCCGCCGCGCGCTCCGCGAGGCGCTCGCCGGGCAGGCGCCGAAGCGCGCGGTGCTCGTCGCGGTGATCGACGGCGGCTTCGACACGGCCCACGCCGCGCTCCGCCCCGCCCTCTGGCGCAACCCGGGCGAGGTGCCCGGCAACGGGCGCGACGACGACGGCGACGGGTACGTGGACGACGTCTTCGGCTGGAACTTCCTCGGCGCGCCGACCGGGCGCAACGTGAACTTTCTCCAGTTCGAGATCACCCGCATCGCCGCGCGCTGCCGGGCCGGGGGTCAGCCCGGCGTAGGCGTCGCGTTCTCGTGCGACTCGGCTGCGCGCCTGTACGCCGCGGACAGCGCCCGGGCGGCGACCACCCTCGCCCGCGTCGACGGGCTCATCGCCCGCCTCGACAGCGCCCGCACGTTGCTCGCGCGCACGCTCGGCGTGCTGCGTGACTCGCTCACCCGCGCGCGCGTCGCGGCGCTCCCGGGCGGCGGTGCGCCGGCGGCCGGCGACAGCGTCGGCCGCGCCCGAGCCTTCTACCTCCTCGTCCACACGGGCGTGTCCGACGCGATGCCCGATGCGGTGCTCGACGCGATGATCCGCGACCGGCACGCCGACCTCGTGCGCCGGGCCACGGTGGGCTACGACCTCACGACCGACCCCCCCACTGCCGTCCTCGGCAACGTGCGCGGGCTGGGGCGCCGCTACGGTAACGGCGACGTGGGCACCACCACCGCCGCGCACGGCACGGCGGTCGCCGGCCTGATCGCGGGCGCCCCTGGCGACAGCGGCGTGGCGGGCGTCGCTCCGTTCGCGCGCGTGCTCATGGTGCGCGCGGCGATGTCGGGCGACGAGCGCGACGAGGACGTGGCCAACGCGATCCGCTACGCCGTGGACCGCGGCGCGCGCGTGATCAACATGAGCTTCGGAAAACTGTACTCCCCGGAGAAGCCGACCGTGGACAGCGCGGTGCAGTACGCGGCGGCCAAGGGCGTGCTGCTCGTCCACTCGGCGATGAACGAGGCGAGCGACAACGACCGCGCGCCCGCGTAG